Proteins encoded within one genomic window of Methanothrix harundinacea 6Ac:
- a CDS encoding C25 family cysteine peptidase translates to MVYQKDAAPDLFEARPEIFLRIFTPPFRFLMDTKEKMQWGAKDEEHIELEIPREKLGQLSPSGPDGIVEAGVNLLQSDLKMEKVDMLDIPRLPGWDNGGLIGAPSLPEKIQYIVLPLGAKVLKVEVQPGRSIRLPAEVNPLPVRAPKQDWGDRIDPEPIFPGSVSLMQVYPSYLKQTKPYPADMVVRLSIRQKESVQILRMLVRPVQFDPVKRNFIFHPNLRYTVHYDLQEARPAEKALAADRTFRQRRLQRIQSVLDRDHVFMAKDVGSGVKEVVDLPSIPYVIITDNSTWPEKGTDGNGAPEKNDPRKKALNVNGPGPVEHFERLAEWKTSRGMRTRVVTVESILAGDYGDFAHANSANPARDLQEVIRNFIKWAHNNWGLEYLLLGGSLEIVPMRKLLGYATCKGKYPGWDFCDYGEDIEASRTNPPPRGRVLVGNPKKARLCHECRFFTVNSLTKLCSSRGKVIKFKENRREIGNGELGWYFTKRDYRPLYEDNNQDLKGEPEPYNSEKGYSETPKDTPVCNLIVEGPESDINDDFYWILEKDRLIPSDLYYACMDSEPSDKHDFDLFDNGYYGQYRWVDDETGEHGEETPVDSSDPSIPDIWVGRAPVRTGEDARSFVDRVLTYERLQTPVGDNEVPEVVDPTYLKRVIMAVDLEEDTTNNLWQDPDRIRETPDSGKFIYSVQDDFVLIHLQEKLFQVLRDLWKESNFHVVARFFEADREFGTDISCIYDDGSSVPITGFLSWRFVERRVGMGRKYYWGSSSTPTEYVKLTGSALKVAPKRIIWFYGYPRGDTWTRQAEGMRNCLSGLFGEFDDYQRYYSDYKEVWGTASLPPAQPLKVENIRAALDRGCHLAILQSHGNPSRCAMVWCDEGHGARDDFKNHNEYFIAVAYSSCHTAEPDAYINDVHTPENRNQSLGEKLVLHPGGGAVAYIGNTRMGFGNDARHKAFWRSLYRNGRLGPAAGDQSWPDRDLWSVYERILYGDPEMRVWTKVPKKYQVVRPDYLELPYDGPFEVCVLNKDSPMALQRVTLMGGWTNSSQEPVVLESRLTDGQGMASFKPSIPQDLTEITLTVVSSEFGTGKGNFVPYVAKVPVIKLQQSWRRCTKCHGLFSNTNPRYNHCPVDDGPHEEASGERYVLVYDSPDAPGQQGWRRCTKCRSLFFAGDKEKAGKCRDGNEHIGEHLKYAIGMDPSITDDPIPWRWCDKCQVLHRPSGSTTGPCYKKGERHNASGSSYFLRKA, encoded by the coding sequence ATGGTTTATCAGAAAGACGCAGCTCCAGACCTGTTTGAGGCCCGTCCTGAGATATTCCTCCGCATCTTCACGCCACCTTTTCGTTTCCTGATGGATACCAAAGAGAAGATGCAGTGGGGTGCGAAAGATGAAGAGCATATCGAGCTAGAGATACCTCGCGAAAAGCTCGGCCAGCTCTCTCCCTCCGGCCCTGACGGCATTGTCGAGGCGGGGGTAAATCTCTTACAGAGCGATCTGAAGATGGAGAAGGTGGATATGCTCGACATCCCGCGCCTGCCTGGATGGGATAACGGAGGGCTGATAGGAGCGCCTTCGCTGCCAGAGAAGATCCAATACATCGTCCTGCCTCTTGGAGCAAAGGTCCTCAAGGTGGAGGTTCAGCCGGGCAGATCGATACGTCTGCCGGCGGAGGTTAATCCACTACCGGTCAGGGCACCAAAGCAGGACTGGGGAGACCGGATAGACCCAGAACCCATCTTCCCCGGGAGTGTTTCCCTCATGCAGGTCTATCCCAGCTATCTGAAGCAGACGAAGCCGTACCCAGCAGATATGGTCGTCCGGTTATCGATCAGACAGAAAGAGTCTGTTCAGATCCTCAGGATGCTCGTCCGGCCCGTCCAGTTCGATCCCGTCAAGCGCAACTTCATATTCCACCCGAACCTGCGCTACACTGTTCACTATGATTTACAGGAGGCCCGACCTGCTGAGAAGGCACTTGCGGCTGATCGCACGTTCAGACAGCGCAGATTGCAGCGGATCCAGTCTGTTCTGGATAGGGATCACGTCTTCATGGCCAAAGATGTTGGGTCTGGCGTTAAGGAAGTGGTCGATCTTCCAAGCATACCCTATGTCATCATCACCGATAATTCTACATGGCCTGAGAAGGGCACAGACGGGAACGGTGCCCCCGAAAAAAATGACCCTCGAAAGAAGGCTTTAAATGTTAATGGACCCGGGCCAGTAGAGCACTTCGAGCGGCTGGCGGAATGGAAGACATCACGCGGCATGCGCACACGAGTTGTGACCGTTGAGTCCATCCTCGCAGGAGATTATGGAGATTTTGCACATGCCAACTCTGCAAATCCTGCTCGGGATCTTCAGGAGGTTATCCGCAACTTCATCAAATGGGCTCATAATAACTGGGGCCTTGAATATCTGCTGCTCGGAGGCTCCCTCGAAATAGTCCCCATGAGAAAATTGCTCGGTTATGCAACCTGCAAAGGAAAATATCCTGGCTGGGATTTTTGTGATTATGGGGAGGACATAGAAGCTTCAAGAACAAATCCACCACCAAGAGGACGCGTCTTGGTTGGAAATCCCAAAAAAGCTCGCCTCTGTCACGAGTGCAGATTTTTCACCGTTAACTCCCTGACGAAGCTATGCAGCTCCCGGGGAAAAGTGATAAAATTCAAGGAAAATAGAAGGGAGATCGGCAATGGTGAACTTGGGTGGTACTTCACAAAGAGGGATTATCGTCCGCTATACGAGGACAACAATCAGGATTTAAAGGGGGAGCCTGAACCATATAATTCCGAAAAGGGTTACTCTGAGACACCCAAGGACACACCGGTATGTAACCTCATAGTTGAGGGACCTGAGTCAGACATAAACGATGATTTTTATTGGATACTTGAGAAGGATAGGCTGATTCCCTCTGATCTCTACTACGCCTGTATGGACTCGGAGCCGTCCGATAAACACGACTTCGATCTATTCGATAATGGCTATTATGGCCAGTACCGTTGGGTGGACGATGAAACCGGCGAACACGGCGAAGAGACTCCTGTCGACAGCTCCGATCCCAGCATCCCCGACATCTGGGTGGGGCGCGCTCCCGTAAGGACAGGTGAAGACGCTCGCTCCTTTGTCGATAGAGTCTTGACGTATGAACGTCTTCAGACACCAGTTGGAGATAACGAAGTCCCTGAAGTCGTCGATCCCACCTACCTGAAGCGGGTGATTATGGCAGTAGACCTCGAAGAGGATACTACGAACAATCTCTGGCAGGACCCAGACCGGATTAGGGAAACACCAGATAGCGGAAAATTCATCTATTCGGTGCAGGATGACTTTGTTCTGATCCACCTCCAAGAAAAACTGTTTCAAGTGCTGAGAGATTTGTGGAAAGAATCCAATTTCCACGTAGTTGCGAGATTCTTCGAGGCCGATAGAGAGTTCGGGACAGATATCAGCTGCATCTATGACGATGGGTCATCGGTCCCAATTACAGGATTCTTGAGCTGGCGTTTCGTAGAGCGGAGGGTTGGTATGGGGCGAAAGTACTATTGGGGTTCCTCCAGCACTCCCACCGAATATGTAAAGCTGACGGGATCGGCCCTCAAAGTTGCTCCCAAGAGAATAATTTGGTTCTATGGCTATCCCCGTGGTGATACCTGGACCAGGCAGGCAGAGGGCATGCGCAATTGCCTCTCGGGACTTTTCGGAGAATTCGACGACTACCAGCGATACTACTCGGACTATAAGGAGGTTTGGGGGACTGCGAGCTTGCCGCCCGCTCAGCCACTGAAGGTGGAGAACATCCGTGCAGCTCTCGACAGGGGGTGTCATCTAGCCATCCTGCAGAGTCACGGTAACCCAAGCAGGTGCGCTATGGTCTGGTGCGATGAAGGGCACGGGGCCCGCGATGATTTTAAGAATCACAATGAATACTTCATCGCGGTAGCTTATAGCTCATGTCACACAGCCGAGCCGGACGCTTATATCAATGATGTCCATACGCCCGAGAACAGAAATCAATCTCTGGGAGAGAAGCTGGTCCTGCATCCAGGTGGTGGTGCAGTGGCCTATATCGGCAATACTCGCATGGGCTTTGGAAATGATGCCCGGCATAAAGCCTTCTGGAGGAGCCTATATCGCAATGGACGATTGGGACCTGCGGCAGGAGACCAGAGCTGGCCAGATCGAGATTTATGGTCGGTCTACGAGCGGATACTGTACGGAGATCCGGAGATGCGCGTCTGGACGAAGGTGCCAAAAAAATATCAGGTCGTCCGCCCGGACTATCTGGAGCTACCGTATGACGGACCCTTTGAGGTCTGCGTATTGAATAAAGACTCGCCCATGGCTCTGCAGAGAGTGACTCTGATGGGTGGGTGGACCAATTCTTCGCAGGAGCCCGTGGTCCTGGAGTCCAGACTGACAGATGGCCAGGGCATGGCATCTTTTAAACCATCCATCCCTCAAGATTTGACAGAGATCACCTTAACGGTCGTGTCTTCCGAATTCGGGACCGGAAAGGGGAACTTCGTGCCTTATGTCGCAAAAGTGCCTGTAATCAAGCTCCAGCAAAGCTGGCGACGATGCACCAAGTGCCATGGGCTATTCAGCAATACTAACCCCCGTTATAACCATTGTCCTGTGGATGATGGCCCCCATGAAGAGGCGAGTGGAGAACGTTATGTCTTGGTCTATGATTCCCCGGATGCTCCCGGTCAACAGGGATGGCGCAGGTGCACGAAGTGCCGCAGCCTATTCTTTGCTGGAGACAAGGAAAAGGCAGGGAAGTGTCGTGACGGAAATGAGCACATTGGGGAACACTTAAAGTACGCCATTGGAATGGACCCCTCTATAACGGACGATCCGATTCCATGGCGCTGGTGCGATAAGTGTCAGGTGCTCCATCGTCCCAGCGGATCGACCACCGGTCCATGCTACAAGAAGGGAGAGAGACACAATGCAAGCGGATCCAGCTACTTCCTTCGTAAAGCATAA
- a CDS encoding MarC family protein translates to MDSTMVEVAGHFAYFFYALASVFIIVNPVEATMVFISLTPEASAGERARISLRAAAVAYVIALLFALSGDHVLRFFGATVDSLRVAGGILLFIMAIEMLKAKPRRKVTEAELADASDREDVSVFPLATPLLTGPGAITTVIVLMGTASGPAEKGAVLLAITATFAATYLILRSSEYVDRILGLTGIMVMTRIMGLLLGAIAVNFVAFGAWNIYAGMAGLS, encoded by the coding sequence GTGGATTCGACGATGGTGGAGGTGGCAGGCCATTTCGCTTACTTCTTCTACGCTCTCGCCTCGGTCTTCATCATAGTAAACCCCGTAGAGGCGACGATGGTCTTCATCTCCCTCACCCCGGAGGCCTCCGCCGGGGAGAGGGCGAGGATCTCTTTGCGGGCGGCAGCGGTCGCCTACGTCATCGCCCTCCTCTTCGCCCTCTCGGGGGACCACGTCCTCCGCTTCTTCGGGGCGACCGTCGACTCCCTCCGGGTCGCCGGAGGGATCCTCCTCTTCATCATGGCCATCGAGATGCTGAAGGCGAAGCCCCGGAGGAAGGTGACGGAGGCGGAGCTGGCCGACGCCAGCGACCGGGAGGACGTCTCGGTCTTCCCCCTGGCGACCCCCCTCCTGACCGGCCCCGGGGCGATCACCACCGTCATCGTCCTGATGGGGACGGCTTCAGGCCCCGCCGAGAAGGGGGCGGTCCTCCTGGCCATCACCGCCACCTTCGCCGCCACCTACCTCATCCTCCGGTCCTCGGAGTACGTCGACCGGATCCTGGGGCTGACGGGGATCATGGTGATGACGAGGATCATGGGCCTCCTCCTGGGGGCGATCGCCGTCAACTTCGTCGCCTTCGGAGCCTGGAACATCTACGCCGGGATGGCGGGGCTCTCCTGA
- a CDS encoding (Fe-S)-binding protein: MTQDQQEAKIDQRALEVCVRCGTCRSVCPAFEVLGWESKNTRGRVMVAKALGEGLAPDASVLDSLNTCTTCGICAAKCPAGANPPAIVQAARRGLVSQGIMTEAQAGFRTKVAGSGNTFGEVGERLAWLSDAGAIKEKAEAVYFVGCLDSYRYPVVAAKTFDILRRFGVALLPDEKCCGSPLIRTGSSALKVIDENLRQIREMKAKTVVTGCAGCLSTLKSSYPPEFEVVSVPEFLAERLSVLRPRRLDLTVTYHDPCHLGRHAGIFDPPREVIKAICRLVEMKRSREDARCCGGGGGVRAGYPELSLEIAKRRLQDVPAGVDAIVSCCPLCIRNLSDAGAGVGAEVEVIDLVDLVARAIGPP, from the coding sequence TTGACCCAGGACCAGCAGGAGGCGAAGATAGACCAACGGGCCCTGGAGGTCTGCGTCCGGTGCGGCACCTGCCGGTCGGTCTGCCCCGCCTTCGAGGTCCTCGGCTGGGAGTCAAAGAACACCCGGGGCCGGGTCATGGTGGCTAAAGCCCTCGGCGAAGGGCTCGCCCCCGACGCCTCCGTCCTCGACAGCCTCAACACCTGCACCACCTGCGGGATCTGCGCCGCCAAATGCCCCGCGGGGGCTAACCCCCCCGCGATCGTCCAGGCGGCGAGGAGGGGGCTCGTCTCCCAGGGGATCATGACCGAGGCCCAGGCCGGGTTCAGAACGAAGGTCGCGGGGAGCGGCAACACCTTCGGCGAGGTCGGCGAGAGGCTCGCCTGGCTCTCGGACGCCGGCGCCATAAAAGAGAAGGCCGAGGCCGTCTACTTCGTCGGCTGCCTCGACTCCTACCGCTACCCGGTGGTGGCGGCCAAGACCTTCGATATCCTCCGGAGGTTCGGCGTCGCCCTCCTCCCGGACGAAAAGTGCTGCGGCTCTCCCCTCATCAGGACCGGCTCCTCGGCGTTGAAGGTCATCGACGAGAACCTCCGCCAGATCCGGGAGATGAAAGCGAAGACCGTCGTCACCGGATGCGCCGGCTGCCTCTCGACCCTCAAGAGCTCCTACCCTCCCGAGTTTGAGGTGGTGAGCGTCCCCGAGTTCCTCGCCGAGCGGCTCTCGGTCCTCAGACCAAGGCGGCTCGACCTGACCGTCACCTACCACGACCCCTGCCACCTGGGAAGGCACGCCGGCATCTTCGACCCCCCGCGAGAGGTGATAAAGGCCATCTGCCGCCTCGTGGAGATGAAGAGGAGCCGGGAGGATGCCCGGTGCTGCGGCGGCGGGGGCGGGGTCCGGGCCGGCTATCCGGAGCTGTCCCTGGAGATCGCAAAGCGTAGGCTCCAGGACGTGCCGGCTGGCGTCGATGCCATCGTCTCCTGCTGCCCCCTCTGCATCAGAAACCTCTCCGACGCCGGGGCCGGGGTCGGAGCCGAGGTCGAGGTGATCGACCTCGTCGATCTGGTGGCAAGAGCCATCGGACCGCCCTGA